Proteins encoded together in one Phycisphaerae bacterium window:
- a CDS encoding FAD-dependent oxidoreductase, protein MAETRRIAVIGAGPAGLAAAYELVRCGAAPVVFEVEENYGGLLGTAAVGAGRVEKFYHHLFTGDAEAIGLIDELGLSSKLRWSSPRNAIFVGGRLQRLSSPIDLLGLEGLRLGERMALAAFLFRVRLVGDWRRLDAVTARGWVERSAGSAVYERIWSPLLRAKFGDDADGISAAWLWSRIRQRSSSRSWHLGAERLGYMEGSFATLYDALADRIVAGGGEIRCGHRVDRIAAAVGGVEVETRSGVETFDGAVATVAPPVLAQMVGASAPAYAEALRGVRYKANVCLMLVLDRPLSPYYWTSIAERDFPFVAVIEQTKLVSAERYDGHVVYVSAYVDRQDATWRMEDGQVAELFLGRLGGVFEGFRRESVREFRVYRAAYAQPVALAGYAKAVPSMRTALPNVVAASMAQVYPEDRGQNHAVRLGREAARMLASFGEAAG, encoded by the coding sequence GTGGCTGAGACGAGACGGATAGCGGTGATCGGAGCGGGACCGGCCGGGCTGGCGGCGGCGTACGAGCTGGTCCGGTGCGGGGCTGCGCCGGTTGTGTTTGAGGTCGAGGAGAATTACGGCGGGCTGTTGGGCACAGCGGCGGTGGGAGCGGGGCGGGTGGAGAAGTTTTACCATCATCTTTTTACCGGCGACGCGGAGGCGATCGGTCTGATTGATGAGTTGGGTCTGTCGTCGAAGCTGCGGTGGAGTTCGCCGCGGAACGCGATTTTTGTGGGCGGCCGGCTGCAGCGGCTTAGTTCGCCGATCGATCTGCTGGGATTGGAAGGGTTGAGGCTGGGCGAGCGGATGGCGCTGGCGGCATTTTTGTTTCGCGTGCGGCTGGTCGGCGATTGGCGGCGGCTCGATGCGGTGACGGCGCGGGGGTGGGTGGAGCGGTCGGCGGGATCGGCGGTGTATGAGCGGATCTGGTCGCCGCTGTTGCGGGCGAAGTTCGGCGACGACGCGGACGGGATCAGCGCGGCGTGGCTGTGGAGTCGGATCCGTCAGCGATCGTCGAGCCGGAGTTGGCATCTGGGCGCGGAGCGGTTGGGTTATATGGAAGGGAGTTTCGCGACGCTGTACGACGCGCTGGCGGACCGGATCGTTGCGGGCGGCGGCGAGATCCGCTGCGGGCACCGGGTGGATCGGATCGCGGCGGCGGTCGGCGGCGTTGAGGTGGAAACCCGCAGCGGCGTGGAGACGTTTGACGGCGCGGTGGCGACGGTGGCGCCGCCGGTGCTGGCCCAGATGGTCGGCGCGTCGGCGCCGGCGTACGCGGAGGCGCTGCGGGGTGTTCGGTACAAGGCGAACGTGTGTCTGATGCTGGTGCTGGATCGGCCGCTTTCGCCGTACTACTGGACGTCGATCGCGGAGCGGGATTTTCCGTTCGTCGCGGTGATCGAGCAGACCAAGCTGGTTTCGGCGGAGCGGTACGACGGGCACGTGGTGTACGTTTCGGCGTACGTGGATCGGCAGGATGCGACGTGGCGGATGGAGGACGGGCAGGTGGCGGAGCTTTTCCTCGGGCGTCTCGGCGGCGTGTTTGAGGGTTTTCGGCGGGAGAGCGTCAGGGAGTTTCGGGTGTATCGCGCGGCGTACGCCCAGCCGGTGGCGCTGGCGGGATACGCGAAGGCGGTTCCGTCGATGCGGACGGCCCTTCCGAACGTGGTGGCGGCGAGCATGGCGCAGGTGTATCCGGAGGATCGGGGGCAGAATCACGCGGTGCGGTTGGGCCGTGAGGCGGCGCGGATGCTTGCGTCATTTGGTGAGGCGGCGGGATGA